The proteins below come from a single Stutzerimonas stutzeri RCH2 genomic window:
- a CDS encoding carbon starvation protein A: MSAIALLLVGLIAMALGYVFYSKFIAERIYRLDPHYLTPAHTMRDGVDYVPTNKFVLWGHHFTSVAGAAPIVGPAIAVIWGWGPAFAWVIFGTIFFAGVHDFGALWASARSRGQSVGMLSGRLIGARGRSLFLVVIFLVLLMVNGAFAAVISNLLVSTPTSVIPVWGAILVALVIGQMIYRYNMKLLWPSLGGVIVLYALILLGNQYPVALPDEIMGLSAKSVWILLLFVYAAIASLLPVWVLLQPRDYINGLQLFVGLGLLYLAVLFGAPELVAPAFNQELPADTPSIVPLLFVTIACGAISGFHGLVASGTTSKQLDKETDARFVGYFGAMGEGMLSLAAIICCTAGFATLTDWQQVYTAFGSGGVTAFVQGGGTLLANGLGLPAELGGTILAVMAILFAGTTMDTGLRLQRFVIQEAGELAGMKVNTLIGTLIAVGVCMALAFGAGSDGTGGMVIWPLFGTTNQLLAGLTLAVITVILIKLGRSPLYTLVPLVFLLAMSIYALLVQMGQFYRAENWLLLGMDVIILIAALWVTLEAVIAMRKGRDPAEQAFEAQP, translated from the coding sequence ATGAGTGCAATTGCGTTGTTGCTGGTAGGCCTGATCGCCATGGCGCTGGGCTACGTTTTCTACTCGAAGTTCATCGCCGAACGGATCTACCGTCTCGATCCCCACTACCTGACGCCGGCGCATACCATGCGCGACGGCGTGGATTACGTGCCCACCAACAAGTTCGTGCTCTGGGGCCACCACTTCACCTCCGTGGCGGGTGCCGCGCCCATCGTCGGCCCGGCGATCGCGGTGATCTGGGGCTGGGGCCCGGCCTTCGCCTGGGTGATCTTCGGCACCATTTTCTTCGCTGGCGTGCATGACTTCGGCGCACTCTGGGCCAGCGCCCGCAGCCGCGGCCAATCGGTGGGCATGCTCAGTGGCCGGCTGATCGGCGCTCGCGGGCGCAGCCTGTTTCTGGTGGTGATCTTCCTCGTGCTGCTGATGGTCAACGGCGCCTTCGCCGCGGTGATCTCCAACCTGCTGGTGTCCACGCCGACCTCGGTGATCCCGGTGTGGGGCGCGATTCTGGTGGCGCTGGTGATCGGGCAGATGATCTACCGCTACAACATGAAGCTGCTCTGGCCGTCGCTCGGCGGGGTAATCGTGCTCTACGCGCTGATCCTGCTGGGCAACCAGTACCCGGTCGCCCTGCCGGACGAGATCATGGGCCTGTCGGCGAAGTCGGTGTGGATCCTGCTCTTGTTCGTCTACGCCGCCATCGCCTCGCTGCTGCCGGTGTGGGTGCTGCTGCAGCCGCGCGACTACATCAATGGCCTGCAGCTGTTCGTCGGCCTCGGCCTGCTCTATCTGGCCGTGCTGTTCGGCGCACCGGAGCTGGTGGCTCCGGCGTTCAACCAGGAACTGCCGGCCGACACGCCGAGCATCGTGCCGCTGCTGTTCGTCACCATCGCCTGCGGCGCGATCTCCGGCTTCCACGGCCTGGTCGCCTCCGGCACCACCTCCAAGCAGCTGGATAAAGAAACCGACGCCCGCTTCGTCGGCTACTTCGGCGCCATGGGCGAAGGCATGCTGTCGCTGGCGGCGATTATCTGCTGCACCGCCGGCTTCGCCACGCTGACCGACTGGCAGCAGGTCTACACCGCCTTCGGCAGTGGCGGCGTCACCGCCTTCGTGCAGGGCGGCGGCACGCTGCTGGCCAACGGCCTGGGCCTGCCGGCCGAGCTCGGCGGAACCATTCTCGCGGTGATGGCGATCCTCTTTGCCGGCACCACCATGGACACCGGCCTGCGCCTGCAGCGCTTCGTCATCCAGGAAGCCGGTGAACTGGCCGGAATGAAGGTCAATACCCTGATCGGTACGCTGATCGCCGTCGGCGTGTGCATGGCGCTGGCCTTTGGCGCCGGCTCCGATGGCACCGGCGGCATGGTCATCTGGCCGCTGTTCGGCACCACCAATCAGCTGCTGGCCGGCCTGACCCTGGCGGTGATCACCGTCATCCTGATCAAGCTGGGCCGCTCGCCGCTGTACACCCTGGTGCCGCTGGTGTTCCTGCTGGCCATGTCGATCTACGCGCTGCTGGTGCAGATGGGCCAGTTCTACCGCGCCGAAAACTGGCTGCTGCTGGGCATGGACGTGATCATCCTGATCGCCGCGCTGTGGGTGACCCTGGAAGCGGTAATTGCCATGCGCAAGGGCCGCGACCCGGCCGAGCAGGCCTTCGAGGCGCAGCCGTGA
- a CDS encoding cory-CC-star protein has product MSEPLSILGKVSAGLREFYVAPYRRTFARARRDEDNLFMLLVFSETLGVPNPAAWYTLELMPALYERFHDWHRRMGMEQSPLDHIACC; this is encoded by the coding sequence GTGAGCGAGCCGCTGAGCATTCTCGGCAAGGTTTCGGCGGGGTTGCGCGAGTTCTACGTCGCGCCCTACCGGCGCACCTTCGCCCGCGCCCGACGCGACGAGGACAACCTTTTCATGCTGCTGGTATTCAGCGAAACCCTCGGCGTGCCGAACCCGGCCGCCTGGTACACCCTGGAGCTGATGCCGGCGCTTTACGAGCGTTTCCATGACTGGCACCGGCGCATGGGCATGGAGCAGTCGCCGCTGGACCATATCGCATGCTGTTAG
- a CDS encoding ArsA family ATPase — MLLELAAERRVLFFGGKGGVGKTTVAAAAALAQAQAGRRVLLVSTDPAHNLGHLWHRPVGPQKVRLAPGLDGLELDPELTVQQHLDEVGAALRKLMPAHLAGEVDKHMALSRDAPGMHEAALLERIAETVDQGLAEYDLLVFDTAPSGHTARLMALPEMMAAWTEGLLRRQERGSRFAQVLKNLGQDDRGFGESILGHGGENKEQDRDSRIRIRIRIRSILDRRRERFNRLREVLGDAERCAFVIVLAAERLPVLETIELHAQLQRAGTPVGALVVNKRSPADAGSFLAERHALEEQHLATLRQALGQLPLLELPLLPGDVVGEAALAAFAHRLGGATAAL; from the coding sequence ATGCTGTTAGAGCTCGCTGCCGAGCGGCGCGTGCTGTTCTTCGGCGGCAAGGGCGGCGTCGGCAAGACCACCGTGGCTGCCGCCGCCGCGCTCGCCCAGGCCCAGGCCGGTCGCCGCGTGCTGCTGGTCTCCACCGATCCGGCGCACAACCTCGGTCACCTTTGGCACCGCCCGGTGGGCCCGCAGAAGGTGCGCCTCGCGCCCGGGCTGGACGGGCTGGAGCTGGACCCGGAGCTCACCGTGCAACAGCACCTCGATGAGGTCGGCGCCGCTCTGCGCAAGCTGATGCCGGCGCACCTGGCCGGCGAAGTGGACAAACACATGGCGCTCTCGCGCGATGCCCCGGGCATGCACGAGGCGGCGCTGCTGGAACGCATCGCTGAAACCGTCGACCAGGGCCTGGCCGAATACGACCTGCTGGTGTTCGACACTGCGCCGTCCGGGCACACCGCGCGGCTGATGGCCCTGCCGGAGATGATGGCGGCCTGGACCGAAGGCCTGCTGCGGCGCCAGGAGCGCGGCTCACGCTTTGCCCAGGTGCTGAAGAATCTCGGCCAGGATGATCGCGGCTTCGGCGAATCCATCCTCGGTCACGGCGGCGAAAATAAAGAGCAGGACCGCGACAGCCGCATCCGCATCCGCATCCGCATCCGCAGCATCCTCGACCGCCGCCGCGAGCGCTTCAACCGGTTGCGCGAGGTGCTTGGCGACGCCGAACGGTGCGCCTTCGTCATCGTCCTCGCCGCCGAGCGTCTACCCGTGCTGGAAACCATCGAGCTGCACGCACAGCTGCAGCGCGCCGGCACGCCGGTCGGCGCGCTGGTGGTGAACAAGCGCTCGCCGGCCGACGCCGGCAGCTTTCTCGCCGAACGCCACGCCCTGGAGGAACAGCATCTCGCCACCCTGCGCCAGGCACTGGGGCAGCTGCCGCTGCTCGAACTGCCGCTGCTGCCCGGCGATGTGGTCGGCGAAGCGGCACTGGCGGCCTTCGCCCATAGGCTGGGTGGTGCAACGGCCGCGCTATAG
- a CDS encoding DUF2628 domain-containing protein, protein MSTQNPYAPPLAPLTGAEAGRIEALPVSDSWKRRFQAIAQAGGPRLPAFKSLSAAERRQAMAFNILAFLFGPLYYLAKGMWRRALSYTLLALGAVTLIIMGLDVVGYGDFARFLAYGVAGVFAMRANLDFYKSQVLGDNGWL, encoded by the coding sequence ATGAGTACCCAGAATCCCTACGCACCCCCGCTTGCCCCGCTGACCGGTGCTGAGGCGGGCCGGATCGAAGCGCTGCCCGTTTCCGACAGCTGGAAGCGACGTTTCCAGGCCATCGCGCAGGCTGGCGGCCCGCGCCTGCCCGCGTTCAAGAGCCTGTCCGCAGCCGAGCGGCGCCAAGCCATGGCCTTCAACATCCTCGCGTTTCTGTTCGGGCCGCTGTACTACCTGGCCAAGGGCATGTGGCGCAGGGCGCTCAGCTATACGCTGCTGGCGCTGGGCGCGGTCACCCTGATCATCATGGGGCTCGACGTTGTGGGCTACGGCGACTTCGCCCGCTTCCTTGCCTATGGTGTCGCCGGCGTGTTCGCCATGCGCGCCAATCTCGATTTCTACAAGAGCCAGGTGCTGGGCGACAACGGCTGGCTATAG
- a CDS encoding dienelactone hydrolase family protein: protein MSQPTSTPMRFTLGKARLHGDLCVPPDAAGLVVFVHGSGSSRHSPRNQSVARYFNELGLATLLFDLLTADEQAIDEITRQLRFDIPLLSQRLSGVVDQLGNEADLRELRIGLFGASTGAAAALITAASRPADVAAVVSRGGRVDLADQSLARVKAASLFLVGSRDLEVLELNREAAARLHCVHQLQVVPGATHLFEEHGTLEQVARLAGDWFVRHLV, encoded by the coding sequence ATGAGCCAACCGACCTCGACACCGATGCGCTTCACCCTGGGCAAGGCGCGCCTGCATGGCGACCTCTGCGTACCGCCTGACGCCGCTGGCCTGGTGGTCTTCGTGCACGGCAGCGGCAGCAGCCGGCACAGCCCGCGCAACCAGAGCGTGGCGCGCTATTTCAACGAGCTGGGCCTGGCCACGTTGCTGTTCGATCTGCTTACCGCCGATGAGCAGGCGATCGACGAGATTACCCGCCAGCTGCGTTTCGACATTCCGTTGCTCAGCCAGCGTTTGAGCGGCGTGGTCGATCAGCTGGGCAACGAGGCGGACCTGCGCGAATTGCGTATCGGTCTGTTCGGCGCCAGTACCGGTGCCGCCGCGGCATTGATCACCGCGGCGTCGCGCCCGGCGGATGTCGCCGCGGTGGTGTCGCGTGGCGGTCGCGTCGATCTGGCCGACCAATCGCTGGCTCGGGTCAAGGCCGCTTCGCTGTTCCTCGTCGGTAGTCGCGATCTGGAAGTGCTGGAGCTCAATCGCGAGGCCGCGGCGCGGCTGCACTGCGTGCATCAGCTGCAGGTGGTGCCCGGCGCGACCCATCTGTTCGAGGAGCACGGCACTCTGGAACAGGTGGCGCGGCTGGCCGGTGACTGGTTCGTGCGGCATCTGGTGTGA
- a CDS encoding phosphoribosyltransferase — protein MTLKIPFPDRTQAGAALAERLAQEGSWENALVLALPRGGVPVAFEVAQRLGLELDILVVRKLGTPGNRELAMGAIASGGVRVMNEDILRYVHVSKAEIDGTVAQETHELQRRERAYRGDRAPPAIVGRAVILVDDGLATGATMRAAVQAARQCGASSITVAVPVAAPDSVTQLEPLADRIVCLHQPHDLYAIGRWYENFDQTPDRLVVELLQRAWNRGEQPA, from the coding sequence ATGACCCTGAAGATTCCTTTCCCCGATCGAACGCAGGCTGGTGCGGCGCTGGCAGAGCGCCTGGCACAGGAGGGCAGCTGGGAAAACGCGCTGGTCCTGGCGCTGCCGCGTGGCGGCGTGCCGGTGGCTTTCGAGGTGGCGCAACGCCTTGGGCTGGAACTGGACATTCTGGTGGTGCGCAAGCTCGGCACGCCGGGCAATCGCGAGCTCGCCATGGGCGCCATCGCCAGTGGCGGCGTACGGGTGATGAACGAGGACATCCTGCGCTACGTGCACGTCTCCAAGGCCGAAATAGATGGAACCGTCGCCCAGGAGACCCATGAGTTGCAGCGCCGCGAGCGGGCCTACCGTGGTGATCGGGCACCGCCGGCCATCGTCGGGCGTGCGGTGATCCTGGTCGACGACGGGCTTGCCACCGGCGCGACCATGCGCGCCGCGGTGCAGGCAGCGCGTCAGTGTGGCGCGAGCAGCATCACCGTCGCCGTACCCGTGGCTGCGCCGGACAGCGTCACGCAGCTGGAGCCGCTGGCCGACCGCATCGTCTGTCTGCATCAGCCTCATGATCTGTATGCCATCGGCCGCTGGTACGAGAACTTCGATCAGACGCCGGACCGGCTGGTCGTCGAGCTGCTGCAGCGTGCCTGGAACCGGGGAGAGCAGCCCGCATGA
- a CDS encoding ABC transporter substrate-binding protein — protein sequence MPHNNKKPALWRARTLLVMLLGLLSPSTSLHAGETLTLLTWEEYLSEAVIKRWQAETGVEIRQVYFDSGDKRDEILAKPDHQIDIALTELISSTRFGARGLLQPLDEPSLAELHRAAPRWRDSCGRYSVPYLWGTLGIAYRSDRLDFVPHSWADLLRPARPDEPHIIMMEDHEDILASPLLLLKHSINTSDNDELKAAFELLVSQSEAVLTYEYVITALRSQRHLERADMALAYSGDQQVLNQVEGVEGEPWRYVVPEEGTLLWVDCLSVPSIARNKPLAYRFLNFLNRPDIAVLNAAELGVATPNAAAQALLPEEIRNDLTIYPAEKVLARSQVYEMRPLEATQTRRRIISALINAHDAR from the coding sequence ATGCCCCACAACAACAAGAAACCGGCGCTTTGGCGTGCCCGCACCCTGCTCGTGATGCTGCTTGGCCTGTTATCGCCGTCCACCTCGCTCCATGCAGGCGAAACCCTGACGCTGCTCACCTGGGAGGAATATCTCAGCGAAGCGGTGATCAAGCGCTGGCAGGCCGAAACCGGTGTCGAGATCAGACAGGTCTATTTCGACAGCGGCGACAAGCGCGACGAAATTCTCGCCAAACCCGACCACCAGATCGATATAGCGCTGACCGAGCTGATCAGCTCGACCCGCTTCGGCGCCCGCGGCCTGTTGCAACCGCTCGACGAGCCCAGCCTGGCCGAGCTGCACCGTGCAGCGCCGCGCTGGCGCGACAGCTGCGGGCGCTACAGCGTGCCTTACCTGTGGGGCACGCTGGGCATTGCCTATCGCAGCGACCGTCTGGATTTCGTACCGCACTCCTGGGCCGACCTGCTGAGACCGGCACGCCCGGACGAACCGCACATCATCATGATGGAAGACCACGAGGACATCCTCGCCAGTCCGCTGCTCCTGCTGAAGCACTCGATCAACACCTCGGACAATGACGAGCTGAAGGCGGCGTTCGAACTGCTGGTCAGCCAATCCGAGGCGGTGCTGACCTACGAGTACGTGATTACCGCGCTGCGTAGTCAGCGCCATCTCGAGCGTGCCGATATGGCGCTGGCCTACAGCGGCGACCAGCAAGTGCTCAACCAGGTCGAGGGGGTGGAGGGCGAGCCCTGGCGCTACGTAGTGCCCGAAGAAGGCACCCTGCTCTGGGTCGACTGCCTGTCGGTGCCGAGCATCGCCCGCAACAAGCCCCTGGCCTATCGCTTCCTCAACTTCCTCAACCGGCCGGATATCGCTGTGCTGAACGCTGCCGAGCTGGGTGTCGCCACACCGAACGCCGCCGCTCAGGCGCTGCTGCCCGAGGAGATCCGCAATGATCTGACGATTTACCCGGCGGAGAAGGTGCTGGCGCGCAGCCAGGTCTACGAGATGCGGCCGCTGGAAGCCACGCAGACCCGCAGACGCATCATCAGCGCCTTGATCAACGCCCATGACGCTCGGTAA
- a CDS encoding putative bifunctional diguanylate cyclase/phosphodiesterase — MTLGKRALLVIFPVILIIQLLASTTAYLTQRASLLGLEQARLEQQLLALQSAYLDYEAFSRSVLYSIMDSEALLLFLRESDTAFRNDTLGLRIQQSIRSLSNTELSFVSFAVLQPDGEPAYYFESSLSPFASMDETQRQIVGEARRSSRPGATRYVAHADGGPLLLDTDFILPASSSRPLPSQRSEAFAVQLAVRPERFLKLKRSLEEEYGAAVEIELHQLPVESGLSAAIELSPALHARLTPAASYTAERLQTLALAFIAGGSLICLVSIGLLLWLIRRYVTGPISQLDDQLTDLLQSKRTALDEPTDGGEIGRLTVNMKTLHERNTEALERIQVISWTDSLTQISNRAHFGVLASAMYERCLQSHRRLALLFLDLDNFKQVNDQHGHDAGDTLLRIFAQRVRGLLKRHQLDHPQTDVAFARLSGDEFAILLLTDAGDGGVDELCAALLDLCRGGFRLEDRLYPVGVSIGTARYPDDADSITQLLTRADTAMYQAKAEGKSTAVAFSRELEQRNERIRLIEEQLRALDGDDQLRLVYMPALNREGTVVSCEVLLRWHSPILGTVSPGEFIPIAERAGLHSRIDNWVIDRALTEYPKLVELFGAEVILAINVSSAQLADDRICSYLLERAAHHGVAPGRIEIELTETYAAELCAGTMDVVQAIRRAGFRVAIDDFGVGYTSIQQLLEYPADTIKLDMAIITRLTQPDMQQSLSALVAFCHAQGKRVNAEGVDTMDKQSALLQAGCDLFQGYLISPPRSLAALEDWMAVRNRTQAALRLEQRAPRVASQPI; from the coding sequence ATGACGCTCGGTAAACGCGCGCTGCTGGTGATCTTCCCGGTCATTCTGATCATCCAGCTGCTCGCATCGACCACCGCCTACCTGACCCAGCGCGCCTCGCTGCTGGGCCTGGAACAGGCGCGCCTGGAGCAGCAGCTGCTGGCATTGCAGTCGGCCTATCTCGACTACGAGGCGTTCAGTCGCAGCGTGCTCTACTCGATCATGGATAGCGAGGCGTTGCTGCTGTTCCTGCGCGAATCCGACACCGCTTTTCGCAACGACACGCTCGGGCTGCGTATTCAGCAGAGCATCCGTTCACTGTCCAACACCGAGCTCTCGTTCGTCTCCTTTGCCGTGCTGCAGCCCGATGGCGAGCCGGCCTACTATTTCGAGAGCAGCCTGTCGCCATTCGCTTCGATGGATGAGACCCAGCGACAGATCGTGGGTGAAGCCAGACGCTCGTCCCGCCCCGGTGCGACTCGCTATGTCGCGCACGCCGACGGCGGACCGCTGTTGCTCGACACCGATTTCATCCTGCCGGCCAGCAGCAGCCGCCCGCTGCCGAGTCAGCGCAGCGAAGCCTTTGCCGTGCAGCTGGCGGTGCGCCCGGAGCGTTTTCTCAAGCTCAAGCGCAGCCTGGAGGAGGAATACGGCGCCGCGGTCGAGATCGAGCTGCACCAGCTGCCGGTCGAGTCGGGCCTGTCTGCTGCAATCGAGCTGTCACCGGCATTGCATGCACGGCTGACGCCGGCGGCGAGCTATACCGCCGAGCGCCTGCAGACTCTGGCGCTGGCCTTTATCGCCGGCGGTTCGCTGATCTGCCTGGTGTCCATCGGTCTGTTGCTGTGGCTGATTCGCCGTTACGTCACCGGCCCCATCAGCCAGCTGGACGACCAGCTCACCGACCTGCTGCAAAGCAAGCGCACCGCACTCGACGAGCCCACCGACGGCGGCGAGATTGGTCGCCTGACGGTCAACATGAAGACGCTGCACGAGCGCAACACCGAAGCGCTGGAGCGCATCCAGGTCATCTCCTGGACCGACAGCCTGACGCAGATCAGCAATCGCGCGCACTTCGGCGTGCTCGCCAGCGCCATGTACGAGCGCTGCCTGCAATCCCACAGGCGCCTGGCGCTGCTGTTCCTCGATCTGGACAACTTCAAGCAGGTCAACGACCAGCACGGTCACGATGCCGGCGACACGCTGCTGCGAATCTTCGCCCAGCGCGTCCGCGGCCTGCTCAAGCGCCATCAGCTGGACCATCCGCAAACGGACGTGGCCTTTGCGCGGCTGTCCGGTGACGAGTTCGCCATCCTGCTGCTGACCGATGCCGGCGACGGCGGGGTCGATGAGTTGTGCGCGGCACTGCTCGATCTTTGCCGCGGCGGCTTTCGCCTGGAAGACCGGCTCTACCCGGTTGGTGTCAGCATTGGCACCGCGCGCTACCCGGACGATGCGGACTCGATCACCCAGCTGCTGACCCGCGCCGACACCGCCATGTACCAGGCCAAGGCCGAGGGCAAGAGCACCGCGGTGGCATTCAGCCGCGAGCTGGAGCAGCGCAACGAGCGCATCCGCCTGATCGAAGAACAACTGCGGGCGCTGGATGGCGACGACCAGCTGCGGCTGGTCTATATGCCGGCGCTGAATCGCGAAGGCACCGTGGTCAGCTGCGAAGTGTTGCTGCGCTGGCATTCGCCAATTCTGGGCACGGTATCGCCTGGCGAGTTCATTCCCATCGCCGAGCGCGCCGGGCTTCATTCACGGATCGACAACTGGGTCATCGACCGTGCCCTCACCGAGTATCCCAAGCTGGTCGAGCTGTTCGGCGCCGAGGTCATCCTGGCGATCAACGTCTCGTCCGCGCAGCTCGCGGATGACCGCATCTGCAGTTACCTGCTCGAGCGGGCCGCGCATCACGGCGTCGCGCCGGGCAGGATCGAAATCGAGCTGACCGAAACCTACGCCGCCGAACTCTGCGCCGGCACCATGGACGTGGTGCAGGCGATCCGGCGCGCCGGCTTCCGCGTCGCCATCGACGACTTCGGCGTTGGCTACACCTCGATCCAGCAGCTGCTCGAATACCCAGCCGACACCATCAAGCTGGACATGGCGATCATCACCCGCCTGACACAGCCGGACATGCAGCAGAGCCTGAGCGCCCTGGTCGCGTTCTGCCATGCGCAAGGCAAGCGGGTGAATGCCGAGGGCGTGGACACGATGGACAAACAGTCGGCGCTGCTGCAGGCCGGCTGTGACCTGTTCCAGGGTTACCTGATCTCGCCACCGCGCTCGCTCGCTGCACTGGAGGACTGGATGGCGGTGCGCAACCGTACCCAGGCTGCGCTGCGCCTGGAACAGCGGGCGCCGCGCGTGGCGTCGCAACCCATCTGA
- a CDS encoding BCAM0308 family protein has product MDKTRDKLLQPEHHDPYLKAWHQRSDTLCPQCGAAYQAGRWTWHGLVDASTAQEAVCPACQRIAENVPAGTISLRGAFVKAHADDLCGLIRNTEEKEKSEHPLERLMTISDESDGLRVTTTGLHLAQRIGHALEAAYDGDLKIHYDGEEYYVDVQWQRG; this is encoded by the coding sequence ATGGACAAGACGCGCGACAAGCTTCTCCAACCCGAACATCACGACCCCTATCTCAAGGCCTGGCATCAGCGCAGCGACACCCTCTGCCCGCAGTGCGGCGCCGCCTACCAGGCCGGACGCTGGACCTGGCACGGCCTGGTGGACGCCAGCACTGCCCAGGAAGCGGTATGCCCGGCCTGCCAGCGCATCGCCGAAAACGTCCCGGCAGGGACGATCAGCCTGCGCGGTGCCTTCGTCAAAGCCCACGCCGACGACCTCTGCGGGCTGATCCGCAACACCGAGGAAAAGGAGAAAAGCGAACACCCCCTCGAGCGTCTGATGACCATCAGCGACGAATCCGATGGCTTGCGGGTGACCACCACCGGCCTGCATCTGGCGCAGCGCATCGGCCACGCGCTGGAAGCGGCCTATGACGGCGATCTGAAAATCCATTACGACGGCGAGGAGTATTACGTCGACGTGCAGTGGCAGCGTGGCTGA
- a CDS encoding FAD/NAD(P)-binding protein — protein sequence MIDLTPRPMRLLECYDDGEAARHFSFAVEPLADEPVVQPGQFFMLAVPGVGEAAFTYVSPPDAEGRFSALIRQTGTLTAALFELEPGAVLGYRGPFGRGWSLPEPGERLLLVAGGCGLAPLAGLIDAAAGEVQLIYAARNRAYQVLAQERARWRGKLTLVETLDQGDDGRPQGNPLGALEQALTSGAAPSRVFCCGPEPLMLAVARRSIDHGLPASRVWLSLERRMHCGVGLCGHCYIGSSYACIDGPTYRYDEYLHLLAASGQAAATCMPPQPC from the coding sequence ATGATCGACCTGACCCCACGGCCCATGCGCCTGCTGGAGTGCTACGACGATGGCGAGGCGGCGCGGCATTTCAGCTTTGCCGTCGAGCCGCTGGCCGACGAGCCGGTGGTGCAGCCCGGGCAGTTCTTCATGCTCGCCGTGCCCGGTGTTGGCGAAGCGGCGTTCACCTATGTCAGCCCGCCGGATGCCGAGGGACGCTTCAGTGCACTGATCCGCCAGACCGGCACGCTCACCGCGGCGCTGTTCGAGCTTGAACCGGGGGCCGTGCTCGGCTATCGCGGGCCGTTCGGCCGCGGCTGGTCGCTGCCCGAACCCGGCGAGCGATTGCTGCTGGTGGCCGGTGGCTGCGGGCTGGCGCCACTGGCCGGGCTGATCGACGCGGCTGCCGGCGAAGTGCAGCTGATCTATGCCGCGCGCAACCGCGCCTACCAGGTGCTGGCGCAGGAACGGGCGCGCTGGCGCGGGAAGCTGACGCTGGTCGAGACGCTGGACCAGGGCGATGACGGCCGGCCGCAGGGCAATCCGCTGGGCGCGCTGGAGCAGGCACTGACCTCGGGTGCGGCGCCGTCACGGGTGTTCTGTTGTGGACCGGAGCCGCTGATGTTGGCGGTAGCACGCCGCTCCATTGACCATGGTCTGCCGGCCAGCCGGGTCTGGCTGTCACTGGAGCGGCGCATGCATTGTGGGGTGGGGTTGTGTGGGCATTGCTACATCGGCAGCAGCTACGCCTGCATCGACGGGCCGACCTATCGCTACGACGAATACCTGCACCTGCTGGCGGCCAGCGGGCAGGCTGCGGCGACCTGCATGCCGCCGCAGCCTTGCTGA
- a CDS encoding 4Fe-4S dicluster domain-containing protein, giving the protein MQAHELDSPERLRNHLARARQLYQPQPDGQGALRWQPLADPAQPFAVPAEPPLFSAKAFFFAEREAQFRYENGQFIPLLPQVRPQVLFGLAACDLTALAYQDRFFAADPHYQARRAATLLVGLDCAQSCRQGFCAIMDSGPEVRPQTADLILCPLGRRWLLLVASERGAAALAGLTLAQAPADWAQQRDAQALQVAAEQGEQAEIALGCAALNGETVDSQTWEAFGLRCLGCSGCTSVCPTCSCFAPFVQAQPDGASVQERVWDSCLYQGFQKEASGHNPSATPGQRVQRFWYHKFGDDFRQRFGRDGCVGCGRCDAVCPGGIGVHQVMKRIGQP; this is encoded by the coding sequence ATGCAGGCCCATGAACTGGACAGCCCCGAGCGGCTGCGCAACCACCTGGCGCGCGCGCGACAGCTCTACCAGCCACAGCCGGACGGGCAGGGCGCATTGCGCTGGCAGCCGCTTGCGGACCCGGCGCAGCCCTTCGCGGTGCCGGCCGAGCCGCCGCTGTTCTCCGCCAAGGCGTTCTTCTTCGCCGAGCGCGAGGCGCAGTTTCGCTACGAGAACGGCCAGTTCATCCCGCTGCTGCCGCAGGTGCGCCCGCAGGTGCTGTTCGGCCTGGCCGCCTGCGACCTCACCGCGCTGGCCTACCAGGACCGTTTTTTCGCCGCCGACCCGCATTACCAGGCGCGCCGCGCCGCGACCCTGCTGGTCGGCCTCGATTGCGCGCAGAGCTGTCGGCAAGGCTTCTGCGCGATTATGGATAGCGGCCCGGAAGTGCGGCCGCAGACCGCCGACCTGATCCTCTGCCCGCTGGGACGACGCTGGCTGTTGCTCGTTGCGTCCGAGCGCGGCGCCGCCGCACTGGCCGGATTGACGCTGGCTCAGGCGCCGGCGGACTGGGCGCAGCAGCGCGACGCCCAGGCGCTGCAGGTGGCCGCCGAGCAGGGCGAGCAGGCCGAGATCGCCCTCGGTTGCGCGGCGCTCAATGGCGAAACCGTCGACAGCCAGACCTGGGAAGCCTTCGGCCTGCGCTGCCTGGGCTGCTCCGGCTGCACCTCGGTGTGCCCGACCTGTTCCTGCTTCGCGCCCTTCGTGCAGGCGCAGCCTGACGGCGCCAGTGTGCAGGAGCGGGTCTGGGATTCCTGCCTGTACCAGGGTTTCCAGAAGGAGGCCAGCGGGCACAACCCCAGCGCCACACCGGGCCAGCGCGTGCAGCGCTTCTGGTACCACAAGTTCGGTGACGACTTTCGCCAGCGCTTCGGCCGCGACGGCTGCGTCGGTTGTGGGCGATGCGATGCGGTGTGCCCCGGCGGCATCGGCGTGCACCAGGTGATGAAGAGGATCGGCCAGCCATGA